A genomic stretch from Flavobacterium nitratireducens includes:
- a CDS encoding 8-amino-7-oxononanoate synthase has product MQSKLSFKIYTTVQNVPEDWNQLAKKNIFLSKEYLQILETAAPQNMDCCFIGLFQEKELIGICVSQFLDLSQISSFGERDHCLRTKIRNFVFKRFGSRVLILGNNMLTGQNGIAFIEKKQNKSLFKLLKEVANALEKKYQKKGKKPHLTIFKDFSETEITNFNLPEFDSFYRFSTQPNMIFNIKHSWETFDDYIADKTKKYRDQFKRARKKSDSLDKQKMSLTEIQKHQTEIHNLYMNVAKKAAFNTFYLGENHFEIFKKNLKDHFLFYGYFENNKLIGFNTLIKNGNDIDTYFLGYDDKYQKEKMLYLNMLYDMIGYSINKKYKRIIFARTALEIKSSVGAKAVDTFGLIKHNNPILNAFVAKTFKYFEPKLEWQERNPFK; this is encoded by the coding sequence TTGCAATCAAAACTTTCATTTAAGATTTACACTACTGTTCAAAACGTTCCTGAGGATTGGAATCAATTGGCTAAGAAAAATATTTTTCTATCAAAAGAATATCTGCAAATCTTAGAAACAGCGGCGCCTCAAAACATGGATTGCTGTTTTATAGGTTTATTTCAGGAAAAGGAACTTATTGGGATATGTGTATCCCAGTTTCTTGATTTGAGTCAAATTTCTTCTTTTGGTGAAAGAGATCATTGCCTACGTACAAAGATTAGAAATTTTGTTTTTAAACGTTTTGGTTCCAGAGTACTTATTCTAGGCAACAACATGCTAACAGGACAAAATGGAATCGCTTTTATTGAAAAAAAACAGAATAAATCGCTATTCAAACTATTAAAAGAAGTAGCAAACGCTTTAGAAAAGAAATATCAAAAAAAAGGAAAAAAACCTCATTTAACAATATTCAAAGATTTTTCAGAAACTGAAATTACAAACTTTAACCTTCCCGAATTCGATTCTTTTTATCGTTTTTCCACCCAACCCAATATGATTTTTAACATCAAACATTCCTGGGAAACATTTGATGATTATATTGCCGATAAAACCAAGAAATACCGAGATCAATTCAAACGAGCCCGAAAAAAATCAGATTCCTTAGACAAACAAAAAATGAGTCTGACTGAAATTCAAAAGCATCAAACAGAAATTCATAATTTGTATATGAATGTTGCTAAAAAAGCTGCTTTTAACACCTTTTATCTCGGTGAAAATCATTTTGAAATTTTCAAGAAAAACTTAAAAGATCATTTTTTATTCTATGGCTATTTTGAAAATAATAAATTAATCGGATTCAACACTTTAATAAAAAATGGTAATGATATAGACACCTATTTCTTAGGATATGATGATAAGTACCAAAAAGAGAAAATGCTCTATCTCAACATGCTTTATGATATGATAGGCTACTCTATCAATAAAAAATACAAGCGAATTATTTTTGCAAGAACGGCTTTAGAAATTAAAAGTTCTGTTGGCGCAAAAGCAGTTGACACTTTTGGATTAATCAAACATAATAATCCTATTTTGAATGCATTCGTTGCAAAAACATTCAAATATTTTGAACCTAAATTAGAATGGCAAGAGCGAAATCCTTTCAAATAA
- the mgrA gene encoding L-glyceraldehyde 3-phosphate reductase — MTYQPATNRYENMEYRRCGNSGLKLSAFSLGLWHNFGYNSNFENSRNLIQTAFDNGITHFDLANNYGPPPGSAEECLGRILKLDFKNYRDEMIISSKAGYTMWDGPYGDWGSKKYLVSSLDQSLKRMKLDYVDIFYHHRPDPETPLEETMAALNLIVQQGKALYVGISNYKPAEAEKAFKILKEMGTPCLIHQPKYSMFERWVEDGLLDLLGKEKVGCIPFSPLAQGLLTDKYVNGIPADSRVATSGQFLKADHITPERLEKIVALNQLAQQRGQKLAQMALAWILRDERITSVLIGSSKPEQIIDSIKALDNTNFSTEELDKINLILQ, encoded by the coding sequence ATGACCTATCAACCAGCAACAAACCGATACGAAAATATGGAATACCGCCGATGTGGTAACTCTGGATTAAAATTATCAGCTTTTTCATTAGGACTTTGGCATAACTTCGGCTACAATTCTAATTTTGAAAACAGCCGTAATTTAATACAGACAGCTTTCGACAATGGAATAACCCATTTTGATTTGGCTAATAATTATGGTCCGCCGCCGGGTTCGGCAGAAGAATGTTTAGGTCGAATCTTGAAATTGGATTTTAAAAATTATCGTGACGAAATGATCATTTCGTCAAAAGCGGGTTACACCATGTGGGACGGTCCTTATGGCGATTGGGGTTCTAAAAAATACCTTGTTTCCAGTTTAGACCAAAGTTTAAAAAGGATGAAATTAGACTATGTGGATATTTTTTATCATCATAGACCCGATCCTGAGACTCCTCTGGAAGAAACTATGGCAGCTTTGAATTTAATCGTTCAACAAGGAAAAGCCTTGTATGTAGGAATTTCAAATTACAAACCTGCCGAAGCTGAAAAAGCATTCAAAATACTAAAAGAAATGGGAACTCCTTGCCTGATTCATCAACCGAAATATTCGATGTTTGAGCGCTGGGTTGAGGATGGCCTTTTAGATTTATTAGGCAAAGAAAAAGTAGGTTGCATTCCGTTTTCGCCTTTGGCACAAGGATTATTAACGGATAAATACGTAAACGGAATTCCAGCCGATTCCAGAGTAGCAACAAGTGGACAATTCTTAAAAGCCGACCATATTACGCCCGAAAGATTAGAAAAAATTGTAGCTTTAAATCAATTGGCTCAGCAAAGAGGTCAAAAATTAGCTCAAATGGCACTGGCATGGATTTTAAGAGATGAGCGAATTACATCGGTATTAATAGGCTCCAGTAAACCCGAACAAATTATCGATTCGATTAAAGCCTTAGACAATACCAACTTTAGCACAGAAGAATTAGACAAAATCAATTTGATTTTACAATAA
- a CDS encoding 4a-hydroxytetrahydrobiopterin dehydratase: protein MSAYNEKTAESLLSELDNWNFFKDGIEKEFLFKDFNQALAFIVQLGMLAEKHNHHPELHNIYNRVSVRLTTHDANGVTFKDFDLAKAIDKLF, encoded by the coding sequence ATGAGTGCATACAACGAAAAAACAGCCGAATCGCTTTTGTCTGAATTAGATAATTGGAACTTTTTTAAAGATGGAATAGAGAAAGAATTTTTATTCAAGGATTTTAATCAAGCGCTCGCCTTTATTGTTCAATTAGGAATGTTAGCAGAAAAGCACAATCATCATCCTGAATTGCACAACATTTATAATAGGGTTTCTGTCCGGTTAACCACACATGATGCCAATGGGGTTACATTTAAAGATTTTGATTTAGCAAAAGCAATAGATAAATTGTTTTAG
- a CDS encoding App1 family protein gives MKPIIKLYRGYANEQELIVMGHVFQPTKKVEYDFQDKNFKNASSIIGMYRMKTWPNADIYLKHNDNTIHTRTLKDGYFKFCIPLNQTDYGWVEYEVSLNYKGKTIMEKETYIRPKIDHLGIISDIDDTFLVSYTLNPLRKLYNLLFKNVNRRKIFEDVTIHYQALSQSGRDGHQELNTFFYVSSSEWNLYRFIVKFTEIHHLPKAVLLLKDIKTSLSQFFWTGRGGHNHKFEKIKHILEFYPNLKYVLIGDDSQEDPYLYEAIAKIFPLTIQAIYIRQTAKNKKAKVIKTLQNLESLSVEVCYFKKSKEAIAHSKKIGLIN, from the coding sequence ATGAAACCAATAATTAAACTTTATCGAGGATATGCTAATGAACAGGAACTCATCGTAATGGGGCATGTCTTTCAACCAACAAAAAAAGTAGAATACGATTTTCAGGATAAGAACTTTAAAAATGCTAGTTCCATTATTGGTATGTACCGAATGAAAACCTGGCCCAATGCCGATATTTATTTAAAACACAACGATAATACAATTCATACACGAACACTTAAAGATGGTTATTTTAAATTTTGCATCCCCCTAAATCAAACCGATTATGGCTGGGTGGAATATGAGGTGAGTTTGAATTACAAAGGCAAAACAATTATGGAAAAAGAAACTTATATCAGGCCAAAAATTGACCATTTAGGCATTATTTCAGATATAGATGATACTTTCTTAGTTTCCTACACTTTAAATCCTTTACGAAAGCTCTATAACCTTTTGTTCAAGAATGTCAACCGACGTAAAATATTTGAAGATGTAACCATACACTATCAGGCTTTAAGCCAATCCGGAAGAGACGGTCATCAGGAACTCAATACCTTTTTTTATGTTTCCAGCAGCGAATGGAATTTGTATCGTTTTATCGTAAAATTCACAGAAATTCATCATTTACCGAAAGCAGTTTTATTATTGAAAGATATAAAAACGAGTTTGTCGCAGTTTTTCTGGACCGGAAGAGGTGGACACAATCATAAATTCGAGAAAATTAAACACATTTTGGAGTTTTATCCCAATTTAAAATATGTACTCATAGGCGATGATTCACAGGAAGATCCTTATTTGTATGAAGCCATTGCAAAGATTTTTCCTTTGACCATTCAAGCAATTTACATCCGACAAACTGCTAAAAACAAAAAAGCTAAAGTGATTAAAACCCTTCAAAATTTAGAAAGTCTTTCCGTAGAAGTTTGTTATTTCAAAAAAAGTAAAGAAGCGATAGCACATTCAAAAAAAATAGGCTTAATAAATTAA
- a CDS encoding leucine-rich repeat domain-containing protein: MKNIITSFLILLSTITMVANETLTDKEILVKLYEATDGGHWKTKWDLNQPMTTWSGVKVVGDKVVSLNLQDNNLHGQLPVELGNLFQLQELNLHKNQLAGSIPTSLGNLKELKLLDLSFNSFSGAIPASLCNLTNLKKLELYMNRLTGVLPTNLGDLQNLETFAVFNNEIEGTIPASFYQMKSLKTVLLNSNKLSGTLSPDVANLTQLTNLSLFENNFQGQVPLAIEKLNNLKEMNISYNKFNGLVTQKLAMLDTLNMTMINEQGVAYLMNVVVDVDTRPIVSEE, from the coding sequence ATGAAAAATATAATTACTTCTTTTTTGATTCTTCTGTCGACTATAACAATGGTTGCAAATGAAACACTAACTGATAAAGAGATTTTGGTTAAATTATATGAAGCAACTGATGGTGGACATTGGAAAACGAAATGGGATTTGAACCAACCGATGACTACTTGGTCTGGAGTGAAAGTTGTAGGTGATAAAGTAGTTTCTTTAAACTTACAGGATAATAATTTGCATGGACAACTTCCAGTTGAGTTAGGTAATTTGTTTCAATTACAAGAGTTGAATTTACACAAAAATCAATTGGCAGGAAGTATACCAACTTCGTTAGGTAATTTAAAAGAACTTAAACTTTTAGATTTGTCATTTAATAGCTTTTCAGGAGCCATCCCAGCTTCTTTATGTAACTTGACTAATTTGAAAAAGTTAGAATTATACATGAATAGATTAACGGGTGTTTTACCAACTAATCTAGGTGATTTACAAAATTTAGAGACGTTTGCTGTTTTTAATAATGAAATCGAAGGAACCATTCCAGCTTCTTTTTATCAAATGAAGTCTTTAAAAACGGTTTTATTAAATAGTAATAAGTTGAGTGGTACATTGAGTCCAGATGTGGCTAATTTGACTCAATTGACTAATTTGAGTTTGTTTGAAAATAACTTTCAAGGTCAAGTTCCATTGGCTATAGAAAAATTAAATAATTTGAAAGAAATGAATATTTCTTATAATAAATTCAATGGTTTAGTTACACAAAAGTTAGCTATGCTAGATACCCTTAATATGACTATGATTAATGAACAAGGGGTAGCTTATTTAATGAATGTAGTAGTAGATGTGGATACAAGACCTATAGTTTCTGAAGAATAA
- a CDS encoding diacylglycerol/lipid kinase family protein, with protein sequence MQKNNVMMVVNPISGGVDKWDLIEEVKHYAENLNLNFYCFETTGVNDLQNIKDYYAKYQPDRVLIAGGDGTIKLVAEALENEDVLLGILPVGSANGLATDLGLIKSQEENIAIAFQDYFVVIDFIRINNKMCLHLSDIGLNADLIKNYEKSPLRGKLGYALQIFKTVSRLRKSFQVHIKTSDQLIETKAQMIVIANSQKYGTGVMINPIGIMGDGKFELIVLKKLSFSVFWKIIRGQITVSSKDITVISTEKAMIQINKPISFQIDGEFYGKESNLDVQIKTRKLKVAMLKV encoded by the coding sequence ATGCAGAAAAATAATGTTATGATGGTAGTAAACCCTATATCAGGCGGGGTGGACAAATGGGATTTGATTGAGGAAGTTAAACATTATGCAGAAAATTTAAATCTTAATTTTTATTGTTTTGAGACAACAGGTGTAAATGATTTGCAAAATATTAAAGACTATTATGCAAAATATCAACCCGATAGAGTACTTATTGCTGGTGGTGACGGAACTATAAAATTAGTTGCCGAAGCCTTAGAAAATGAGGATGTTTTATTAGGTATTTTACCTGTAGGTTCGGCTAATGGTTTAGCTACCGATTTAGGTTTGATTAAATCCCAAGAAGAAAATATTGCAATTGCTTTTCAAGATTATTTTGTTGTAATTGATTTTATCAGAATTAATAATAAAATGTGTTTGCATTTAAGTGATATTGGTCTAAATGCCGATTTGATTAAAAATTACGAAAAAAGTCCTTTAAGAGGAAAATTAGGGTATGCCCTGCAAATTTTCAAAACAGTATCACGCTTGCGAAAATCATTTCAGGTTCATATAAAAACTTCGGATCAATTAATTGAAACCAAAGCTCAGATGATTGTGATAGCCAATTCGCAAAAGTATGGAACAGGAGTTATGATAAATCCCATTGGAATCATGGGTGATGGTAAATTTGAATTGATTGTTTTAAAAAAATTAAGTTTTAGTGTTTTTTGGAAAATTATTAGAGGCCAAATAACCGTTTCTTCCAAGGATATTACCGTAATTTCTACTGAAAAAGCGATGATACAAATCAATAAGCCAATTAGTTTTCAAATTGATGGTGAATTTTATGGTAAAGAATCTAATTTAGACGTTCAAATTAAAACTAGAAAGTTAAAAGTCGCTATGCTAAAAGTGTAA
- a CDS encoding IS982 family transposase encodes MSNLEANYELILTELRKLTKTENFYFKPIKPKLSDIELISLIILAEFKSIDSEHQLFREIKGLDIGSKIERTVYNRRKRQLFFHIEEIRMKMVEKFNEFENYFVVDSMPLEVCKIARSSRSKICKEEDYALPNKGFCASQNLHYYGYKLHAVCSIEGVFQSFDLTPASVHDIHYLKDIKSQLSDCVLLGDRGYLSQTIQLDLFNEVNIELETPKRVNQKDYKTQFYQFKKFRKRIETLFSQLCNQFMIRRNYAKSFKGFKTRILSKITTLTTIQYLNKFVFGRNINNLKINLT; translated from the coding sequence ATGAGCAACTTAGAGGCAAATTACGAATTAATTCTTACGGAATTACGAAAACTAACAAAAACAGAAAATTTTTATTTCAAACCTATAAAACCAAAATTATCTGACATTGAACTGATTAGCTTAATTATTTTGGCAGAATTTAAATCTATTGATTCTGAACATCAGCTTTTTAGAGAAATAAAGGGTCTTGATATTGGTTCAAAAATCGAACGTACTGTTTATAACAGAAGAAAACGACAGTTGTTTTTTCATATTGAAGAAATAAGAATGAAAATGGTTGAAAAATTTAATGAATTTGAAAATTATTTTGTGGTTGATAGTATGCCTTTAGAGGTTTGCAAAATAGCTCGTTCTTCAAGAAGTAAAATTTGTAAAGAAGAAGATTATGCCCTTCCAAATAAAGGATTTTGCGCCTCTCAAAATTTACACTATTACGGATACAAATTGCATGCTGTATGTTCTATTGAAGGAGTTTTTCAAAGTTTTGATTTAACTCCTGCTTCGGTTCATGATATTCATTATCTAAAAGATATAAAATCGCAATTATCAGATTGTGTGTTGCTTGGAGATAGAGGATACCTCTCTCAAACCATCCAACTTGATTTGTTTAATGAGGTAAATATCGAATTGGAAACTCCGAAACGGGTGAATCAAAAAGACTATAAAACACAGTTTTATCAATTTAAAAAGTTTAGAAAACGTATAGAAACCTTATTCTCTCAATTGTGTAATCAGTTTATGATTAGGCGTAATTATGCTAAATCTTTTAAAGGATTTAAAACAAGGATTCTTTCTAAAATAACGACATTAACCACTATACAATATTTAAACAAATTCGTCTTTGGAAGAAACATCAATAATCTGAAAATTAATTTAACTTAA
- a CDS encoding ABC-F family ATP-binding cassette domain-containing protein, with the protein MLNIHNLSVSFGGTYLFEEVTFRLGAGDRVGLVGKNGAGKSTMLKMLAGDFKPDSGVISQEKDIRMGFLRQDIDFERGRTVLEEAYEAFTEIKIVEKKLEEINHQLVTRTDYESEEYGKIIEDLSDYTHRFELLGGYNYVGDTEKILLGLGFKREVFNNQTETFSGGWRMRIELAKLLLQNNDVLLLDEPTNHLDIESIIWLENFLRNYPGVVVIVSHDKMFLDNVTNRTIEISHGKAYDFNKPYSQYLELREELREKQLATQKNQQKKIEETQKLIDRFRYSATKSSMAQSLIKKLDKVERIEVDEDDNSVMNISFPVSKEPGKVVIEAENVTKAYGDKTILKDISLLVERGSKIAFVGQNGQGKSTFIKALVNEFEYEGTIKLGHNVQLGYFAQNQAEYLDGEITLLQTMEDAALDSNRSKVRDMLGSFLFRGDDVEKKVKVLSGGERNRLALCKLLLQPINVLLMDEPTNHLDIKSKNVLKAALQKFGGTLLLVSHDRDFLQGMSNIVYEFKDQKIKEYLGDINFFLEQRNMENMREVEKKEVVKTAAPKENKKVSYEDQKKGKTLQNRLSKIESQISQLEKDIQNDDKMLASNYDKHIEDAAFFKAYNKKKADLDQLLSDWEVVQEEIDNL; encoded by the coding sequence ATGCTTAATATTCACAATTTATCGGTTTCTTTTGGTGGTACTTATTTGTTTGAAGAAGTAACCTTTCGATTAGGAGCTGGAGATAGAGTTGGTTTGGTTGGAAAAAATGGTGCCGGAAAATCGACCATGTTAAAAATGCTGGCCGGTGATTTCAAACCCGATTCAGGAGTGATTTCTCAGGAGAAAGATATCCGCATGGGATTCCTGCGTCAGGATATTGATTTTGAAAGAGGAAGAACGGTTCTTGAGGAAGCCTATGAAGCTTTTACCGAAATTAAAATTGTAGAAAAAAAATTAGAAGAAATCAATCATCAATTGGTCACCCGTACCGATTATGAAAGTGAAGAGTATGGAAAAATCATCGAAGATCTATCCGATTACACTCATCGTTTTGAATTACTAGGTGGTTATAACTATGTGGGCGATACCGAGAAAATTCTTTTAGGTTTAGGTTTTAAAAGAGAGGTTTTCAACAATCAAACGGAGACTTTTTCGGGTGGATGGAGAATGCGTATCGAGTTGGCTAAATTATTATTGCAAAATAACGATGTGTTATTACTGGATGAGCCTACGAACCACTTGGATATCGAAAGTATCATTTGGTTAGAAAACTTCCTTCGTAATTATCCAGGAGTTGTGGTGATTGTATCGCACGATAAAATGTTCTTAGATAATGTGACTAATCGAACTATCGAAATTTCGCATGGAAAAGCTTATGATTTCAACAAGCCGTATTCGCAATATTTGGAATTGCGTGAGGAGCTTCGTGAAAAACAATTGGCTACACAAAAAAACCAACAAAAAAAGATTGAAGAGACTCAGAAGTTAATTGACAGATTCCGTTATAGTGCGACCAAATCTTCGATGGCGCAATCTTTAATTAAAAAATTAGATAAGGTGGAGCGTATCGAAGTAGATGAAGATGATAATTCGGTTATGAATATTTCGTTTCCAGTTTCCAAAGAACCTGGAAAAGTAGTTATCGAAGCCGAAAATGTAACGAAAGCTTACGGCGATAAAACCATTTTAAAAGACATTTCTTTGTTGGTAGAACGTGGAAGCAAGATTGCATTTGTGGGGCAAAATGGTCAGGGTAAATCGACTTTTATCAAAGCCTTGGTTAACGAATTTGAATACGAAGGAACTATCAAATTAGGTCATAATGTACAATTAGGTTATTTTGCTCAAAATCAAGCCGAATATTTAGATGGTGAAATCACTTTGTTGCAAACGATGGAAGATGCTGCATTAGATAGCAATCGTTCAAAAGTGCGCGATATGCTAGGTTCTTTCCTGTTTCGTGGTGATGATGTAGAGAAAAAAGTAAAAGTGCTTTCCGGAGGTGAAAGAAACCGTTTGGCTTTGTGTAAACTGTTGTTACAACCTATCAATGTGTTGTTGATGGATGAGCCTACGAACCACTTGGACATTAAGTCTAAAAACGTATTGAAAGCCGCTTTGCAAAAATTTGGCGGAACTTTATTGCTGGTTTCTCACGATAGGGATTTCTTGCAAGGCATGTCAAATATTGTATATGAATTCAAAGACCAAAAAATCAAAGAATATTTAGGAGATATCAACTTTTTCCTGGAACAACGCAATATGGAAAACATGCGTGAAGTAGAGAAAAAAGAAGTGGTGAAAACTGCGGCACCTAAAGAGAATAAGAAAGTCTCTTACGAAGACCAAAAGAAAGGGAAAACCCTTCAAAACCGTTTAAGCAAAATTGAAAGTCAAATCAGTCAATTGGAAAAAGACATTCAAAACGACGATAAAATGTTGGCTTCTAATTACGACAAACACATCGAAGATGCTGCTTTTTTTAAAGCTTATAATAAAAAGAAAGCAGATTTGGACCAGCTGTTATCAGACTGGGAAGTTGTTCAGGAAGAAATAGATAATTTGTAA
- a CDS encoding DUF1761 domain-containing protein, which produces MEFNLLALVTAAFSTLIVGFIWYNPKVFGSIWMREAGLTEEKMKGANMLAIFGLSVFFAFLISLVLQNLTIHQTGAFGMIGGGGAKDIKPSYAAFMADYGTAFRTFKHGALHGFLTGLFFAFPMIAINSLFERKSWKYTFVNAGYWTVNFTIMGGIICAWQ; this is translated from the coding sequence ATGGAATTTAATTTATTAGCTCTTGTAACGGCTGCATTTTCAACTTTAATTGTTGGATTTATATGGTATAACCCAAAAGTGTTTGGATCAATTTGGATGCGGGAAGCTGGTTTAACTGAAGAAAAAATGAAAGGAGCAAATATGCTTGCCATTTTTGGACTTTCAGTTTTCTTTGCCTTTTTAATTTCTTTAGTACTACAAAATTTAACTATTCACCAAACAGGTGCTTTTGGTATGATAGGTGGCGGTGGTGCAAAAGACATTAAACCTTCCTATGCCGCTTTTATGGCCGATTATGGTACCGCTTTCAGAACCTTCAAACACGGAGCATTACATGGTTTTTTAACAGGTCTTTTCTTTGCATTTCCTATGATAGCCATCAACTCACTATTTGAAAGAAAAAGCTGGAAATATACTTTTGTAAATGCAGGTTATTGGACCGTAAATTTTACAATTATGGGAGGGATTATTTGCGCTTGGCAATAA
- the nagB gene encoding glucosamine-6-phosphate deaminase, which yields MIKSNVDKATGFEKRFENINTVVFENSKTASVAVAQEIAALIRLKQEQNESCILGLATGSSPKGLYAELVRMHKEEGLSFKNVITFNLDEYYPMQPDSINSYVRFMKELLLDQVDILPENYHIPDGTLSKEEIQEYCAQYEEKIEALGGIDLQILGIGGNGHIGFNESGSLQNSKTRLVALDHITRVAASKDFSGLSNTPRTAITLGVKKIMEAKQVILMAWGEGKSNIIKVAVEGQVTNLVPASFLQEHNNAVFVLDQEASSKLTRIKTPWLVEKVTWTDKLIRKAVLSLALHLNKPILMLTDADYIENGMSDLLADSGPAYEINIKIFNQLQNTITGWPGGKPNADDTNRPERAEPAKKRVLIFSPHPDDDIISMGGTFMRLQEQGHEVHVAYQTSGNIAVADNEALRFANFVIDYNEKFGIKSTEAEEIYEKATAFLKNKKDSEIDIPEVRYIKGLIRKGEARATSYFVGLPDSQIHFMELPFYETGTIEKKPLGKEDIQITMDLIEKIKPHQIYAAGDLADPHGTHKVCLDAVFEAAKNLKEKEFMNNCWIWLYRGAWQEWGIDEIEMAVPMSPDQVLAKRHGIFKHQSQKDGVVFQGSDAREFWQRAEDRNCETAQLYNKLGLATYAAMEAFVRWKF from the coding sequence ATGATAAAAAGCAATGTCGACAAAGCAACTGGGTTTGAAAAAAGATTTGAAAACATTAACACCGTAGTTTTCGAAAATTCAAAAACAGCATCCGTAGCCGTTGCACAAGAAATTGCAGCATTAATCAGATTAAAACAAGAGCAAAATGAATCTTGTATTCTAGGATTAGCTACAGGTTCATCGCCAAAAGGTTTATACGCCGAGTTGGTAAGAATGCACAAAGAAGAAGGTTTAAGCTTTAAAAATGTGATTACTTTCAATTTGGACGAATATTATCCAATGCAACCGGATTCCATCAATAGTTATGTTCGTTTTATGAAAGAACTGTTACTGGATCAAGTTGACATTTTACCTGAAAACTATCATATTCCTGACGGTACGCTTTCTAAAGAGGAAATCCAAGAATATTGTGCCCAATATGAAGAAAAAATTGAAGCTCTAGGAGGTATCGATTTGCAAATATTAGGAATTGGAGGAAACGGACATATCGGATTCAATGAATCAGGATCGTTACAAAATTCAAAAACAAGATTAGTAGCTCTAGATCATATCACCAGAGTTGCAGCAAGTAAGGATTTTTCAGGTTTAAGCAATACCCCTAGAACAGCAATTACGCTTGGTGTAAAGAAAATTATGGAAGCCAAACAAGTAATCTTAATGGCTTGGGGTGAAGGAAAATCAAATATTATTAAAGTAGCCGTAGAAGGTCAAGTAACTAATTTAGTTCCTGCATCATTTTTACAAGAACATAATAATGCTGTATTTGTACTTGACCAAGAAGCATCATCAAAACTTACTCGAATTAAAACTCCTTGGTTAGTAGAAAAAGTAACTTGGACAGATAAATTAATCCGAAAAGCCGTTTTAAGCTTAGCTCTACACCTAAACAAGCCCATTTTAATGCTTACTGATGCCGATTACATCGAAAATGGAATGAGCGATTTATTAGCCGATTCAGGGCCTGCTTATGAAATTAATATCAAAATCTTCAATCAATTACAAAATACAATTACAGGTTGGCCTGGAGGAAAACCAAATGCAGATGATACAAACCGTCCAGAAAGAGCCGAACCAGCCAAAAAGAGAGTACTGATTTTCAGTCCGCATCCAGATGATGATATCATCAGTATGGGGGGTACATTTATGCGATTACAAGAACAAGGACATGAAGTTCATGTTGCCTACCAAACTTCAGGAAACATAGCAGTTGCAGATAATGAAGCACTTCGTTTTGCAAACTTTGTAATTGATTACAATGAAAAATTTGGCATAAAAAGTACTGAAGCTGAAGAAATTTATGAAAAAGCTACTGCTTTCTTAAAAAACAAAAAAGATAGTGAAATTGACATACCGGAAGTTCGATACATTAAAGGTTTAATTCGAAAAGGAGAAGCAAGAGCAACTAGCTATTTTGTAGGCCTACCCGATAGTCAAATTCATTTCATGGAACTTCCATTTTATGAAACAGGTACTATTGAGAAAAAACCACTTGGTAAAGAAGATATCCAAATTACAATGGATCTTATTGAAAAGATCAAACCTCACCAAATATATGCCGCAGGAGACCTAGCTGATCCTCATGGAACACACAAAGTGTGCCTTGATGCTGTATTTGAAGCTGCAAAAAATTTAAAAGAAAAAGAATTCATGAACAACTGTTGGATTTGGCTCTATAGAGGTGCTTGGCAAGAATGGGGAATTGATGAAATTGAAATGGCAGTACCAATGAGTCCTGATCAAGTTTTAGCCAAAAGACATGGTATTTTTAAACATCAATCACAAAAAGACGGTGTAGTTTTCCAAGGAAGTGACGCTCGAGAATTCTGGCAAAGAGCTGAGGATAGAAATTGTGAAACAGCCCAATTGTACAACAAACTAGGATTAGCAACCTATGCTGCAATGGAAGCCTTTGTAAGGTGGAAATTCTAA